The following proteins are encoded in a genomic region of Streptomyces collinus Tu 365:
- a CDS encoding beta-N-acetylhexosaminidase, translating into MRRNHSTTPRLTRVLGSLLLLAAAGVFTVGAAPAPRATPATPLDRVVPAPASVRPAGHPYRITPGTLIRVDGSDEVRRTGEYLAGILRPSTGYPLPVTAEQGSGGIRLHLADGPFGAEGYRLTSGPWGVSLTASTSAGLFHGVQTLRQLLPAAVERRSVQAGPWRVAGGTIEDRPRFAYRGAMLDVSRHFFTVAQVERYIDQLALYKINTLHLHLSDDQGWRIAVDSWPRLTTYGGSTQVGGGRGGFYTKADYRKIVGYAASRHLEVVPEIDMPGHTNAALASYAQLNCDGKAPPLYTGTQVGFSSLCVSKAVTYDFVDDVIRELAALTPGHYLHIGGDEAHSTSHADYVAFMDRVQPVVAKYGKTVIGWHQLTGAHPAQGALAQYWGQDGTSAAEKEQVAEAARNGTGIVLSPADRVYLDMKYTAATRLGTKWAGLVEVKRSYDWDPGTYLPGVPASAVRGVEAPLWSETLTKSADIEYMAFPRLAGAAELGWSPAATHDWDAYRTRLAAQGPRWTALGITYYRSPQVPWPAS; encoded by the coding sequence GTGAGACGGAACCACAGCACGACTCCCCGACTGACCCGCGTGCTCGGATCACTGTTGCTTCTGGCGGCGGCAGGCGTCTTCACCGTCGGCGCGGCACCCGCTCCGCGGGCCACGCCGGCGACCCCGCTGGACCGTGTGGTCCCGGCGCCCGCCTCGGTCAGACCGGCCGGTCATCCCTACCGCATCACCCCCGGCACGCTCATCCGTGTGGACGGCTCGGACGAGGTCCGCCGCACCGGCGAGTACCTCGCCGGCATCCTGCGGCCGTCCACCGGCTACCCGCTGCCGGTCACCGCTGAACAGGGCTCCGGCGGCATCCGGCTGCACCTGGCCGACGGTCCGTTCGGCGCCGAGGGCTACCGCCTGACCAGCGGCCCCTGGGGCGTCTCCCTCACCGCGAGCACGTCCGCCGGCCTCTTCCACGGCGTTCAGACGCTGCGTCAGCTGCTCCCGGCGGCAGTGGAGAGGAGAAGCGTCCAGGCCGGGCCCTGGCGGGTCGCCGGCGGCACCATCGAGGACCGCCCGCGGTTCGCCTACCGCGGCGCCATGCTGGACGTCTCCCGCCACTTCTTCACCGTCGCCCAGGTCGAGCGCTACATCGACCAGCTCGCCCTCTACAAGATCAACACCCTGCACCTGCACCTGAGCGACGACCAGGGCTGGCGCATCGCCGTCGACTCCTGGCCGCGGCTGACCACCTACGGCGGCTCGACGCAGGTCGGCGGCGGCCGCGGCGGCTTTTACACCAAGGCCGACTACCGGAAGATCGTCGGCTACGCCGCCTCCCGCCATCTGGAGGTCGTGCCCGAGATCGACATGCCCGGCCACACCAACGCGGCCCTCGCCTCCTACGCCCAGCTCAACTGCGACGGCAAGGCGCCCCCGCTGTACACCGGCACCCAGGTGGGCTTCAGCTCGCTGTGCGTGTCCAAGGCGGTGACGTACGACTTCGTGGACGACGTGATCCGCGAGCTGGCCGCCCTCACCCCCGGCCACTACCTGCACATCGGCGGCGACGAGGCGCACTCCACCAGCCACGCCGACTACGTGGCGTTCATGGACCGCGTGCAGCCGGTCGTCGCCAAGTACGGCAAGACGGTCATCGGCTGGCACCAGCTCACCGGCGCCCACCCGGCCCAGGGCGCCCTCGCCCAGTACTGGGGCCAGGACGGCACCAGCGCCGCGGAGAAGGAACAGGTCGCCGAGGCGGCCCGGAACGGCACGGGGATCGTGCTGTCCCCGGCCGACCGGGTGTACCTCGACATGAAGTACACCGCGGCCACCCGGCTGGGCACGAAGTGGGCCGGCCTGGTCGAGGTGAAGCGCTCCTACGACTGGGACCCGGGGACCTATCTGCCCGGCGTGCCGGCCTCGGCCGTCCGGGGCGTCGAGGCGCCGCTGTGGTCGGAGACGCTCACCAAGTCGGCCGACATCGAGTACATGGCGTTCCCACGGCTCGCGGGAGCGGCCGAACTGGGCTGGTCCCCGGCGGCCACCCACGACTGGGACGCCTACCGCACGCGCCTGGCGGCCCAGGGCCCACGCTGGACCGCGCTCGGCATCACCTACTACAGGTCGCCCCAGGTCCCCTGGCCGGCGAGCTGA
- the glmS gene encoding glutamine--fructose-6-phosphate transaminase (isomerizing) produces MCGIVGYIGKRDVAPLLLEGLQRLEYRGYDSAGIVVTSPKTAGLKMVKAKGRVRDLEAKVPARFKGTTGIAHTRWATHGAPSDVNAHPHMSADHKVAVVHNGIIDNAADLRRKLEADGVEFLSETDTEVLTHLIARSTAEKLEDKVRETLRLVEGTYGIAVMHADFGDRIVVARNGSPVVLGIGEKEMFVASDIAALVAHTRQIVTLDDGEMATLKADDFRTYTTEGTRTSAEPTTVEWEAASYDMGGHDTYMHKEIHEQAEAVDRVLRGRIDDRFSTVHLGGLNLDAREARRIRRVKILGCGTSYHAGMIGAQMIEELARIPADAEPASEFRYRNAVVDPDTLYVAVSQSGETYDVLAAVQELKRKGARVLGVVNVVGSAIAREADGGIYVHAGPEVCVVSTKCFTNTTVAFALLALHLGRTRDLSVRDGKRIIEGLRKLPEQITEILKQEDEVRQLAEEYADARSMLFIGRVRGYPVAREASLKLKEVSYIHAEAYPASELKHGPLALIEPALPTVAIVPDDDLLEKNRAALEEIKARSGKILAVAHRDQEKADRTIVVPKNEDELDPILLGLPLQLLAYHTAKVLGRDIDKPRNLAKSVTVE; encoded by the coding sequence ATGTGCGGAATTGTCGGATACATCGGGAAGCGTGACGTGGCGCCCCTGCTCCTGGAGGGCCTGCAGCGCCTGGAGTACCGCGGCTACGACTCCGCGGGCATAGTCGTCACCTCCCCGAAGACGGCCGGCCTGAAGATGGTCAAGGCCAAGGGCCGGGTGCGCGACCTGGAGGCGAAGGTCCCGGCCCGCTTCAAGGGCACCACGGGCATCGCCCACACCCGCTGGGCCACCCACGGAGCCCCCTCCGACGTGAACGCCCACCCGCACATGTCGGCCGACCACAAGGTCGCCGTCGTGCACAACGGCATCATCGACAACGCCGCCGACCTGCGCCGCAAGCTGGAGGCGGACGGGGTCGAGTTCCTGTCCGAGACCGACACCGAGGTGCTCACCCACCTGATCGCCCGTTCCACGGCCGAGAAGCTGGAGGACAAGGTCCGCGAGACCCTGCGCCTGGTCGAGGGCACGTACGGCATCGCGGTGATGCACGCCGACTTCGGCGACCGCATCGTGGTGGCCCGCAACGGCTCCCCGGTGGTTCTCGGCATCGGCGAGAAGGAGATGTTCGTCGCCTCGGACATCGCCGCCCTGGTCGCCCACACCCGGCAGATAGTGACGCTGGACGACGGCGAGATGGCCACCCTGAAGGCCGACGACTTCCGCACCTACACCACCGAGGGCACCCGGACCAGCGCCGAGCCGACCACCGTGGAGTGGGAGGCCGCGTCGTACGACATGGGCGGCCACGACACCTACATGCACAAGGAGATCCACGAGCAGGCGGAGGCCGTGGACCGCGTGCTGCGCGGCCGCATCGACGACCGCTTCTCCACCGTGCACCTCGGCGGCCTCAACCTGGACGCCCGCGAGGCGCGCCGGATCCGCCGCGTGAAGATCCTCGGCTGCGGCACCTCGTACCACGCGGGCATGATCGGCGCCCAGATGATCGAGGAGCTGGCCCGCATCCCCGCGGACGCCGAGCCGGCCTCCGAGTTCCGCTACCGCAACGCGGTCGTGGACCCCGACACGCTCTACGTCGCGGTCTCCCAGTCCGGTGAGACCTACGACGTGCTCGCCGCCGTGCAGGAGCTCAAGCGCAAGGGCGCCCGGGTGCTGGGCGTCGTCAACGTGGTCGGCTCGGCGATCGCCCGCGAGGCCGACGGCGGCATCTACGTGCACGCCGGCCCCGAGGTCTGCGTGGTGTCCACCAAGTGCTTCACCAACACCACGGTCGCCTTCGCGCTGCTCGCCCTGCACCTCGGCCGCACCCGCGACCTCTCGGTCCGCGACGGCAAGCGGATCATCGAGGGCCTGCGCAAGCTGCCCGAGCAGATCACCGAGATCCTCAAGCAGGAGGACGAGGTCCGGCAGCTCGCCGAGGAGTACGCCGACGCCCGCTCGATGCTCTTCATCGGCCGTGTCCGGGGCTACCCGGTGGCCCGCGAGGCCTCGCTGAAGCTCAAGGAGGTCTCGTACATCCACGCCGAGGCCTACCCCGCCTCCGAGCTGAAGCACGGTCCGCTGGCCCTCATCGAGCCGGCCCTGCCGACGGTCGCGATCGTCCCGGACGACGACCTGCTGGAGAAGAACCGCGCGGCCCTGGAGGAGATCAAGGCCCGCAGCGGCAAGATCCTGGCGGTGGCCCACCGCGACCAGGAGAAGGCCGACCGGACGATCGTGGTCCCGAAGAACGAGGACGAGCTGGACCCGATCCTGCTGGGCCTCCCGCTCCAGCTCCTCGCCTACCACACGGCCAAGGTGCTGGGCCGGGACATCGACAAGCCCCGCAACCTCGCGAAGTCCGTGACCGTGGAGTAG
- the orn gene encoding oligoribonuclease, which translates to MNDRMVWIDCEMTGLSLSDDALIEVAALVTDSELNVLGEGVDIVIRPPDAALETMPEVVRQMHTSSGLLDELAGGTTLADAEEQVLAYVREHVKEPGKAPLCGNSVGTDRGFLLRDMPTLEDYLHYRIVDVSSIKELARRWYPRAYFNSPEKNGNHRALADIRESIAELRYYREAIFVPQPGPDSDTARTIAARHVLPAQ; encoded by the coding sequence ATGAACGATCGCATGGTGTGGATCGACTGCGAGATGACCGGCCTCTCGCTGTCCGACGACGCTCTCATCGAGGTGGCCGCCCTCGTCACCGACTCCGAGCTGAACGTACTCGGCGAAGGGGTGGACATCGTCATCCGTCCGCCGGACGCGGCGCTGGAGACGATGCCGGAGGTGGTGCGTCAGATGCACACCTCGTCCGGGCTGCTGGACGAGCTGGCCGGCGGCACCACGCTGGCCGACGCCGAGGAGCAGGTCCTCGCATACGTCCGCGAGCACGTGAAGGAACCCGGCAAGGCCCCGCTGTGCGGCAACTCCGTCGGCACGGACCGGGGCTTCCTGCTGCGGGACATGCCGACCCTGGAGGACTACCTCCACTACCGGATCGTGGACGTCTCCAGCATCAAGGAGCTGGCCCGGCGCTGGTACCCGCGGGCCTACTTCAACAGCCCGGAGAAGAACGGCAACCACCGGGCCCTCGCCGACATCCGCGAGTCGATCGCCGAGCTGCGCTACTACCGCGAGGCCATCTTCGTCCCCCAGCCGGGCCCCGACTCCGACACGGCGCGGACCATCGCGGCCCGGCACGTCCTGCCCGCCCAGTAG
- a CDS encoding universal stress protein: MAGHEFFEPADRKRPVADPTAADPLAAEESRPSCDPAFQHGVVVGFDGSTSSERALAYAIGMAHRSHSGLIIVHVANRLPTTVWAGCEPPVFVDVPDHRTEVLGLELACAEYLAEVPWILVERGGDICHELEEVGREYEADAIVVGSTHGIVGRIFGSVAGRLAKRAQRPVIVIP; encoded by the coding sequence ATGGCCGGTCACGAATTCTTCGAACCCGCGGACCGCAAGCGGCCGGTCGCCGATCCCACGGCGGCCGATCCCCTCGCCGCGGAAGAGTCACGCCCCTCCTGCGATCCCGCCTTCCAGCACGGAGTGGTCGTCGGCTTCGACGGCTCGACGTCCAGTGAGCGTGCCCTCGCCTACGCGATCGGCATGGCGCATCGCTCCCACTCGGGCCTGATCATCGTCCACGTGGCCAACCGGCTGCCCACCACGGTGTGGGCCGGCTGCGAGCCGCCCGTCTTCGTCGACGTGCCGGACCACCGGACCGAGGTGCTGGGGCTCGAACTCGCCTGCGCCGAGTACCTGGCGGAGGTGCCGTGGATCCTGGTCGAGCGCGGCGGCGACATCTGCCACGAACTCGAAGAGGTGGGGCGGGAGTACGAGGCCGACGCGATCGTGGTCGGTTCGACGCACGGCATCGTGGGCCGGATCTTCGGCTCGGTGGCCGGACGGCTCGCCAAGCGGGCGCAGCGGCCCGTCATCGTCATCCCCTGA
- a CDS encoding purple acid phosphatase family protein codes for MGVPEKLAERMSMAEQHEYLRARFSRRTMIRGGAVTLGAVAGGAFVPGGTAQAAVPAQRHTPAAQKVDGALVAPFGRHLSYGTDPRTEMTVSWQVPVAVKKPFIRIGAHPWDLSRKIEAEVRSLYTPAGVGASGDHTQYYLHARLTHLRPGKTYYYGVGHEGFDPAERHLLGTLGTFTTAPAHKEPFTFTAFGDQGVSYHALANDSLILGQNPAFHLHAGDIAYGDPAGQGKATDTGFDSRTWDQFLHQTESVAKQIPWMVSFGNHDMEAWYSPNGYGGEEARWTLPDNGPDPKNLPGVYSFVHGNTAIISLDPNDVSFEIPANLGISGGTQTTWFEAQLKRFRAAKDIDFVIVFFHHCAYCTSTAHASEGGVRQEWVPLFEKYTVDLVINGHNHQYERTDVIKGDTVTKKLPIGGTAYPETEGVVYVTAGAAGRSLYAFSAPDSYEGHEHEVDSVASFVNLKDGKQNETVAWSRVRYLNYSFLRVDVTPAPKGRLATLKVSGIAETGDRIDHFTVARRAK; via the coding sequence ATGGGAGTACCCGAGAAGCTGGCCGAGCGCATGAGCATGGCCGAGCAGCACGAGTACCTGCGCGCCAGATTCTCGCGGCGCACCATGATCAGGGGCGGCGCCGTCACGCTGGGCGCCGTCGCGGGCGGCGCCTTCGTGCCGGGCGGCACCGCCCAGGCCGCCGTGCCGGCACAGCGGCACACCCCCGCCGCCCAGAAGGTCGACGGCGCCCTCGTCGCCCCCTTCGGCCGCCACCTCTCCTACGGCACCGACCCGCGCACCGAGATGACCGTCTCCTGGCAGGTCCCGGTCGCGGTGAAGAAGCCCTTCATCCGCATCGGCGCCCACCCGTGGGACCTCTCGCGCAAGATCGAGGCCGAGGTCCGCAGCCTGTACACGCCGGCCGGCGTCGGCGCGAGCGGCGACCACACCCAGTACTACCTGCACGCCCGGCTCACCCACCTGCGCCCGGGTAAGACGTACTACTACGGCGTCGGCCACGAGGGCTTCGACCCGGCCGAGCGTCACCTGCTCGGCACCCTGGGCACCTTCACCACCGCCCCCGCCCACAAGGAGCCCTTCACCTTCACCGCCTTCGGCGACCAGGGGGTGAGCTACCACGCCCTGGCCAACGACAGCCTGATCCTCGGCCAGAACCCGGCCTTCCACCTGCACGCCGGTGACATCGCCTACGGCGACCCGGCCGGCCAGGGCAAGGCCACCGACACCGGGTTCGACTCGCGCACCTGGGACCAGTTCCTCCACCAGACCGAGTCGGTCGCCAAGCAGATCCCGTGGATGGTCAGCTTCGGCAACCACGACATGGAGGCCTGGTACTCGCCCAACGGCTACGGCGGCGAGGAGGCCCGCTGGACCCTCCCGGACAACGGCCCGGACCCGAAGAACCTGCCGGGCGTGTACTCCTTCGTCCACGGCAACACGGCGATCATCTCGCTGGACCCCAACGACGTCTCCTTCGAGATCCCGGCGAACCTGGGCATATCCGGCGGAACCCAGACCACGTGGTTCGAGGCGCAGCTCAAGAGGTTCCGCGCCGCGAAGGACATCGACTTCGTCATCGTCTTCTTCCACCACTGCGCCTACTGCACCTCCACCGCGCACGCCTCGGAGGGGGGCGTGCGTCAGGAGTGGGTGCCGCTGTTCGAGAAGTACACGGTGGACCTGGTCATCAACGGCCACAACCACCAGTACGAGCGCACGGACGTCATCAAGGGCGACACCGTCACCAAGAAGCTCCCGATCGGCGGCACCGCCTACCCCGAGACCGAGGGCGTGGTCTACGTCACCGCCGGCGCCGCGGGCCGCAGCCTCTACGCGTTCAGCGCCCCGGACTCCTACGAGGGCCACGAGCACGAGGTCGACTCCGTGGCCTCGTTCGTCAACCTCAAGGACGGCAAGCAGAACGAGACGGTCGCCTGGTCCCGGGTGCGCTACCTCAACTACTCCTTCCTGCGCGTGGACGTCACCCCCGCGCCGAAGGGCCGCCTCGCCACGCTGAAGGTGTCGGGCATCGCCGAGACCGGCGACCGCATCGACCACTTCACCGTGGCCCGCAGGGCCAAGTAG
- a CDS encoding helix-turn-helix domain-containing protein, producing the protein MSHDSTAAPEAAARKLSGRRRKEIVAVLLFSGGPIFESSIPLSVFGIDRQDAGVPRYRLLVCAGEEGPLRTTGGLELTAPHGLEAISRAGTVVVPAWRSITSPPPEEALDALRRAHEEGARIVGLCTGAFVLAAAGLLDGRPATTHWMYAPTLAKRYPSVHVDPRELFVDDGDVLTSAGTAAGIDLCLHIVRTDHGNEAAGALARRLVVPPRRSGGQERYLDRSLPEEIGADPLAEVVAWALEHLHEQFDVETLAARAYMSRRTFDRRFRSLTGSAPLQWLITQRVLQAQRLLETSDYSVDEVAGRCGFRSPVALRGHFRRQLGSSPAAYRAAYRARRPQGDKPGDPEAVAQQGPAGTPGLSGHGPLGHAPSVLHPDRESGVPMQSRRQPVSLLPGPRSGN; encoded by the coding sequence ATGAGCCACGACTCCACCGCCGCGCCGGAAGCCGCGGCCCGGAAACTCTCCGGGCGACGTCGCAAGGAGATCGTCGCCGTGCTGCTGTTCAGCGGCGGCCCCATCTTCGAGAGTTCCATACCGCTGTCGGTGTTCGGGATCGACCGCCAGGACGCCGGCGTGCCGCGCTACCGACTGCTGGTGTGCGCCGGCGAGGAAGGCCCACTGCGGACCACAGGGGGCCTCGAACTCACCGCGCCGCACGGACTGGAGGCGATCTCACGCGCCGGGACGGTCGTCGTACCGGCCTGGCGTTCGATCACCTCACCACCGCCGGAGGAAGCGCTCGACGCGCTGCGCCGCGCGCACGAGGAGGGTGCCCGGATCGTCGGTCTGTGCACCGGTGCCTTCGTGCTCGCGGCGGCCGGCCTGCTGGACGGCCGCCCGGCGACCACCCACTGGATGTACGCGCCGACGCTGGCCAAGCGCTATCCGTCGGTCCACGTGGATCCACGCGAACTGTTCGTCGACGACGGCGACGTGCTGACCTCGGCCGGTACGGCCGCGGGGATCGACCTGTGCCTGCACATCGTGCGCACGGACCACGGCAACGAGGCGGCCGGCGCGCTGGCCCGCCGGCTGGTGGTCCCGCCGCGCCGCAGCGGCGGTCAGGAGCGCTACCTCGACAGGTCTTTACCCGAGGAGATCGGCGCCGACCCGCTCGCCGAGGTCGTCGCCTGGGCGCTGGAACACCTCCACGAGCAGTTCGACGTGGAGACACTGGCGGCACGCGCCTACATGAGCCGCCGTACGTTCGACCGCCGGTTCCGTTCGCTGACCGGCAGCGCCCCGCTGCAGTGGCTGATCACCCAGCGGGTGCTCCAGGCCCAGCGGCTGCTGGAGACGTCGGACTACTCCGTGGACGAGGTGGCGGGCCGCTGCGGCTTCCGCTCCCCCGTCGCGCTGCGCGGGCACTTCCGCCGCCAGCTCGGCTCGTCCCCCGCCGCCTACCGGGCCGCCTACCGGGCCCGCCGGCCGCAGGGTGACAAACCCGGCGACCCGGAGGCGGTCGCGCAGCAGGGTCCGGCCGGGACACCGGGCCTGTCCGGCCACGGGCCGCTGGGCCACGCGCCCTCGGTCCTGCACCCGGACCGGGAGAGCGGGGTCCCGATGCAGAGCCGCCGCCAGCCGGTGAGCCTGCTGCCGGGGCCGCGCAGCGGCAACTGA
- a CDS encoding GPR1/FUN34/YaaH family transporter, whose protein sequence is MDNDVSAGSGTTTVAGRLALGVTLLAFGLGTTGVIDGVGAADAVSLAHYVGGVALFLIGLLAFRDRDTVSGTGFVALGALWFTWAVSFGDHTSANGAGLFLLLFALVALTLTLAGGDGLGQVVHGLLFLAMLLLAVAVFADSSSLAKAGGWVAAVSGAAAWYAATAALAHWPTVLPRRAAGRGVTATG, encoded by the coding sequence GTGGACAATGACGTCTCCGCGGGAAGCGGAACCACCACCGTGGCCGGCCGACTCGCCCTGGGAGTCACCCTCCTGGCGTTCGGACTCGGCACCACCGGCGTGATCGACGGCGTGGGGGCGGCCGATGCCGTGTCCCTGGCCCACTACGTGGGCGGCGTCGCCCTGTTCCTCATCGGTCTGCTGGCCTTCCGCGACCGCGACACCGTTTCCGGCACGGGCTTCGTGGCCCTCGGCGCCCTGTGGTTCACCTGGGCCGTCTCGTTCGGCGACCACACCTCGGCCAACGGAGCGGGACTGTTCCTGCTGCTCTTCGCCCTGGTGGCGCTCACCCTCACCCTCGCCGGCGGCGACGGCCTCGGGCAGGTCGTGCACGGGCTGCTGTTCCTGGCCATGCTGCTGCTCGCCGTCGCGGTCTTCGCCGACAGCTCCTCGCTGGCCAAGGCCGGCGGCTGGGTCGCCGCCGTCTCCGGGGCGGCCGCCTGGTACGCGGCGACCGCCGCCCTCGCGCACTGGCCCACGGTGCTTCCCCGGCGTGCTGCCGGCCGGGGGGTGACGGCCACCGGCTGA
- a CDS encoding IucA/IucC family protein, whose product MSLADSVAHLSPERWDTANRLLVRKALAEFAHERLITPEPDGDGYVVRSDDGRTAYRFAAVRRGLDHWEIDAGSVTRRREGTELPLDALDFCVELRRTLGLSDEILPVYLEEISSTLSGTCYKLTKPRVTSAELAGSGFQAIETGMTEGHPCFVANNGRLGFGVHEYLSYAPETASPVRLVWLAAHRSRAAFTAGVGVEYESFLREELGEAALGRFRATLTGQGLDPADYLFIPVHPWQWWNKLSVTFAAEVARRHLVCLGEGDDEYLAQQSIRTFFNTSAPHRHYVKTALSVLNMGFMRGLSAAYMEATPAINDWLARLVGNDPVLKATGLSVIRERAAVGYRHLEYEKATGRHSPYRKMLAALWRESPVPSLGEGESLATMASLLHVDHEGASFAGALIERSRLAPAEWLRRYLRAYYIPLLHSFYAYGLAYMPHGENVILVLADGEVRRAIYKDIAEEIVVMDPDAVLPPEVARIRAEVPEDQKLLSIFTDVFDCFFRFLAAHLAAEGVLTEDGFWRTVAEVTREYQESVPELADRFRRYDIFAPRFALSCLNRLQLRDNRQMVDLADPSGALQLVGELDNPIAGF is encoded by the coding sequence ATGAGCCTCGCCGACTCCGTGGCCCATCTGTCCCCCGAGCGCTGGGACACCGCCAACCGGCTGCTGGTGCGCAAGGCGCTGGCCGAGTTCGCCCACGAGCGCCTGATCACCCCCGAGCCGGACGGCGACGGGTACGTCGTCCGCAGCGACGACGGGCGCACCGCCTACCGGTTCGCGGCCGTCCGGCGCGGCCTCGACCACTGGGAGATCGACGCCGGGTCCGTCACCCGGCGGCGCGAGGGCACGGAACTCCCCCTCGACGCGCTGGACTTCTGCGTCGAGCTGCGCCGGACGCTGGGGCTGAGCGACGAGATCCTGCCGGTCTACCTGGAGGAGATCTCCTCCACCCTGTCCGGCACCTGCTACAAGCTCACCAAGCCGCGGGTGACCTCCGCCGAGCTCGCGGGCAGCGGTTTCCAGGCGATCGAGACCGGGATGACCGAGGGCCATCCCTGCTTCGTCGCCAACAACGGGCGGCTCGGCTTCGGCGTCCACGAGTACCTGTCCTACGCGCCGGAGACGGCGAGTCCGGTCCGGCTGGTGTGGCTGGCCGCGCACCGCTCGCGGGCCGCGTTCACCGCGGGCGTCGGCGTCGAGTACGAGTCCTTCCTGCGCGAGGAGCTGGGCGAGGCGGCCCTCGGCCGGTTCCGCGCCACGCTGACCGGGCAGGGTCTGGACCCCGCCGACTACCTGTTCATCCCGGTCCACCCCTGGCAGTGGTGGAACAAGCTCAGCGTGACCTTCGCCGCCGAGGTGGCCCGCCGGCACCTGGTCTGCCTGGGCGAGGGCGACGACGAGTACCTGGCGCAGCAGTCGATACGGACCTTCTTCAACACCTCCGCCCCGCACCGGCACTACGTGAAGACGGCGCTGTCCGTCCTCAACATGGGCTTCATGCGGGGGCTGTCCGCCGCCTACATGGAGGCCACCCCGGCGATCAACGACTGGCTCGCCCGGCTCGTCGGGAACGACCCGGTGCTCAAGGCGACCGGTCTGTCGGTCATCCGGGAGCGGGCCGCGGTCGGCTACCGGCACCTGGAGTACGAGAAGGCCACCGGCCGCCACTCGCCCTACCGCAAGATGCTGGCCGCGCTGTGGCGGGAGAGCCCGGTGCCGTCGCTGGGCGAGGGCGAGTCCCTGGCGACCATGGCGTCCCTGCTGCACGTCGACCACGAGGGCGCCTCCTTCGCGGGCGCGCTGATCGAGCGCTCGCGCCTCGCGCCCGCCGAGTGGCTGCGGCGCTACCTTCGGGCGTACTACATCCCGCTGCTGCACAGCTTCTACGCCTACGGCCTGGCCTACATGCCGCACGGCGAGAACGTGATCCTGGTGCTGGCGGACGGGGAGGTGCGGCGGGCGATCTACAAGGACATCGCCGAGGAGATCGTCGTCATGGACCCGGACGCGGTGCTGCCGCCGGAGGTCGCGCGGATCAGGGCCGAGGTCCCGGAGGACCAGAAGCTGCTGTCGATCTTCACGGACGTCTTCGACTGCTTCTTCCGCTTCCTCGCGGCGCATCTGGCGGCCGAGGGCGTCCTGACCGAGGACGGCTTCTGGCGGACGGTCGCCGAGGTCACCCGGGAGTACCAGGAGTCGGTGCCCGAACTGGCCGACCGGTTCCGGCGGTACGACATCTTCGCCCCGCGGTTCGCGCTGTCCTGCCTGAACCGGCTCCAGTTGCGCGACAACCGGCAGATGGTGGACCTCGCGGACCCGTCCGGCGCGCTCCAGCTCGTCGGGGAGCTGGACAACCCGATCGCCGGGTTCTGA
- a CDS encoding DUF4429 domain-containing protein, whose product MAEIIQKDGTWVFDGDALRLTPGRDKNTGLLRRTLGELVVPLAALAGVSVEQGKRSGRLRLRLRDGADPLLHATGGRLAEPHDPYRLTVEPDRYGVAEYFADEVRNALLLDGVSPDPVGGYLLPGPSVPLSATAGDGTAGFDGERVRLEWNWKTEDAKAATGPRTIPLDDITAVEWQPAAGLENGHLRFTVRGAPAGAPPKYDPNAVELWGFKKDPLMALVAAAVQARLPHPSGPAAVPDALPGPPPVEAARPGAAPPAEDDHDALLRRLRELGELHRSGVLTDEEFGLAKRAVLKRM is encoded by the coding sequence ATGGCGGAAATCATCCAGAAGGACGGCACGTGGGTGTTCGACGGGGACGCCCTCAGGCTGACCCCCGGCCGGGACAAGAACACCGGCCTGCTGCGCCGGACGCTGGGCGAACTCGTGGTGCCGCTGGCCGCGTTGGCGGGCGTGTCGGTCGAGCAGGGGAAGCGGTCGGGACGGCTGAGGCTGCGGCTGCGCGACGGCGCCGATCCGCTGCTGCACGCCACCGGCGGCCGGCTCGCCGAGCCGCACGACCCGTACCGGCTGACGGTGGAACCCGACCGGTACGGCGTCGCCGAGTACTTCGCGGACGAGGTGCGCAACGCCCTGCTGCTGGACGGCGTTTCGCCGGATCCGGTCGGCGGGTATCTGCTGCCGGGCCCCTCGGTGCCGCTGTCCGCCACGGCCGGGGACGGCACGGCGGGGTTCGACGGGGAGCGGGTGCGCCTGGAGTGGAACTGGAAGACGGAGGACGCCAAGGCCGCCACCGGGCCCCGGACGATCCCGCTCGACGACATCACCGCCGTGGAGTGGCAGCCGGCGGCCGGGCTGGAGAACGGCCATCTGCGCTTCACCGTGCGGGGCGCGCCGGCCGGCGCCCCGCCGAAGTACGACCCCAACGCCGTCGAGCTGTGGGGTTTCAAGAAGGACCCGCTGATGGCCCTGGTCGCGGCCGCGGTCCAGGCCCGGCTGCCGCATCCGTCGGGGCCGGCCGCGGTCCCGGACGCGCTCCCCGGGCCGCCGCCCGTCGAGGCGGCGCGGCCCGGTGCCGCGCCGCCGGCCGAGGACGACCACGACGCGCTGCTGCGGCGCCTGCGCGAGCTGGGTGAGCTGCACCGTTCGGGGGTGCTGACCGACGAGGAGTTCGGGCTGGCCAAGCGGGCGGTCCTCAAGCGGATGTGA